The following proteins are encoded in a genomic region of Palaemon carinicauda isolate YSFRI2023 chromosome 19, ASM3689809v2, whole genome shotgun sequence:
- the LOC137658299 gene encoding protein FAM200C-like — protein MSKKLKWNDDYIRYGFTCMTEADGTQRPQCILCSTVFANANLKPSRLNEHFNNRHGGTDAGHDLKSLKIKRERFDRSGTLSKLGFVPVEKPLLQASYEVALLCAKKKKAHTIAEELVKPCALEMANIVLGTEAEKKLKQIPLSNDIIHSRIHDMSHDVLQQVITDLKASPARVSIQLDESTDVSFCSQLMAFVRYVKEKEVVEEFLFCKPLKTTAKATDVFSLVKEFFMEHEMTLNMFGSICTDGAPVMLGNKSGFATLVKKEVPHVTVTYCVLHRHALATKTLPEKFKTVLSAFVRAVNFIRGRAVNHRLFASFCEEIGAEHSVLLYHTEVRRLSRGRVLTRVFELHEEIMHFLRNQGSEIADHFENRELILSLAYLADIFMHLNELNVSMQGTAMNMITAREKLSALTKKFPMWIKCIESGNFANFPSLDEAASAEEELLILSEVKEHLQELIQSFQGYFHLEEGCVAQRWIRDPFLFNLNSMDDNDIMKDDLVELQTNDRIRMEFEKMQLDMFWCAQLQAFPQLARRALEVLVPFATTYLCEAGFSTLLHIKTKARNRLDASDDMRLALSKKEPRLNNIINEKQQQKSH, from the coding sequence ATGTCTAAGAAACTCAAGTGGAACGACGACTACATTCGTTATGGTTTTACCTGTATGACTGAGGCAGATGGAACTCAACGACCACAGTGCATCCTCTGCAGCACAGTCTTTGCAAATGCAAATCTCAAACCATCAAGACTCAATGAACACTTCAACAATCGGCATGGAGGCACAGATGCTGGACATGACTTAAAGAGCTTGAAGATCAAGCGGGAACGATTTGATCGTAGTGGTACCCTGTCAAAGCTAGGTTTTGTGCCAGTTGAGAAACCTTTATTGCAAGCATCTTATGAAGTTGCCCTTTTGTGTGCAAAGAAGAAAAAAGCTCACACTATCGCAGAGGAGCTTGTTAAACCTTGTGCGTTAGAAATGGCAAATATAGTGTTAGGGACAGAAGCTGAAAAGAAGCTTAAACAGATACCTCTGTCAAATGACATTATTCATTCAAGGATTCATGATATGAGTCATGATGTCTTGCAGCAGGTGATAACAGACCTGAAAGCTAGTCCTGCCAGAGTGAGTATTCAGCTGGACGAGTCAACTGACGTTAGTTTTTGCAGCCAGTTGATGGCATTTGTTCGGTATGTGAAGGAGAAAGAAGTGGTGGAAGAATTCTTATTTTGTAAACCTCTGAAAACTACTGCAAAAGCAACTGATGTGTTCAGTCTTGTGAAAGAGTTCTTCATGGAACATGAAATGACTCTCAACATGTTTGGTTCAATTTGCACAGATGGAGCCCCTGTCATGCTTGGAAATAAATCAGGCTTTGCTACCCTAGTGAAAAAAGAGGTTCCCCATGTAACTGTCACTTACTGTGTGTTGCATCGTCATGCACTTGCTACAAAGACGCTGCCAGAAAAATTTAAGACTGTCTTATCAGCTTTTGTGCGTGCTGTAAATTTCATCAGAGGACGGGCAGTGAATCACCGTCTTTTTGCatctttttgtgaagaaattggAGCTGAGCACAGTGTACTTCTTTACCACACAGAAGTGAGGAGGCTTTCCCGTGGCAGGGTACTTACACGTGTATTTGAACTTCATGAAGAAATTATGCATTTTCTTAGAAATCAAGGCAGTGAAATTGCTGACCATTTTGAAAACAGGGAGTTAATTTTGTCTCTGGCATATCTGGCAGATATATTCATGCACCTCAATGAACTGAATGTCTCTATGCAAGGAACAGCGATGAATATGATAACTGCCAGAGAAAAGTTATCTGCCCTCACCAAGAAATTTCCAATGTGGATAAAGtgcattgaaagtggaaattttgcAAACTTCCCTTCTCTTGATGAGGCTGCTAGTGCTGAAGAAGAGCTGCTAATCCTGAGTGAAGTAAAAGAACATTTGCAAGAACTGATTCAGTCCTTTCAAGGGTATTTTCACCTTGAAGAAGGTTGTGTGGCACAAAGATGGATACGGGATCCATTTCTTTTCAATCTTAATTCCatggatgataatgatatcatgaaAGATGATCTTGTGGAGTTGCAGACTAATGACAGAATCCGAATGGAGTTTGAAAAAATGCAACTGGATATGTTTTGGTGTGCACAGCTCCAAGCATTCCCACAGTTAGCAAGGAGAGCTTTGGAGGTCCTCGTGCCATTTGCAACTACATACTTATGTGAGGCAGGTTTTTCAACGCTCCTACACATCAAAACAAAAGCCAGAAACCGTTTGGATGCAAGTGATGACATGCGTCTGGCACTTTCAAAGAAAGAACCTCGTTTGAACAATATCATTAAtgagaaacaacaacaaaagagcCACTAA